A genomic stretch from Neomonachus schauinslandi chromosome 16, ASM220157v2, whole genome shotgun sequence includes:
- the ZNF837 gene encoding zinc finger protein 837, which produces MEARAQNSRQGGIPKADLQGADRGQEERPKMELRPLAEDPAKRHPSQEGDLHGGTAGSKMAPQGRGSWSWGLSVSPSPGTHQSAGAGPLVQEPCGPTSSQDPDLVTPQGPHAGEGPYWCPVGTRASSHNCCLMQRLRTPPEEKSLVCDHCGGQVLGWCCPRTQLSEIHTEDGSHDQRTGTQTFAKTLQVTLLQQNPLEDCSCSKDFTRRARLAPQETMQMAKEPLLCARCGKRFGSNKQQQMAEGPLTCPQCGQASGPGCSAPGPPAQRLYVCDQCGKAFTRTSSLLQHERIHTGERPYECAECGKAFVRCSGLYRHQKTHSAERHRRSLALARRSFLLGCPPCGDCGEGTQGPLRVPVAGEKPYECAECTKAFALFSHLVEHGRVHTGEKPYACPECGKAFHQRSNLSRHQRTHSSAKPYACPLCEKAFKGCSGLVQHQRAHTGERPYGCPECGKTFRGCSELRQHERLHSGEKPYICRDCGKAFVRNCSLVRHRRTHTGERPYACAECGRAFSQRSNLNEHRKRHAGRAAS; this is translated from the coding sequence ATGGAGGCTCGGGCCCAGAACTCCAGGCAGGGAGGCATCCCCAAGGCAGATCTCCAGGGAGCCGACAGGGGCCAAGAGGAGAGGCCCAAGATGGAGCTGAGGCCCCtggcagaggacccagctaagagACACCCCTCTCAGGAGGGAGACCTACATGGAGGGACAGCAGGCAGCAAGATGGCTCCCCAAGGCAGGGGCTCCTGGAGCTGGGGCCTCAGTGTGAGCCCCAGTCCAGGGACCCACCAGAGTGCAGGAGCAGGACCCCTGGTACAAGAGCCATGTGGCCCCACCTCCTCTCAGGACCCTGACCTAGTCACTCCCCAGGGGCCACATGCTGGGGAGGGCCCCTATTGGTGCCCGGTCGGTACCAGGGCCTCCAGCCATAACTGCTGCCTGATGCAGCGTCTCAGAACACCCCCTGAGGAAAAGTCCCTGGTGTGTGATCACTGTGGAGGCCAGGTGTTGGGCTGGTGCTGCCCCAGGACCCAGCTGTCCGAGATCCACACAGAGGATGGGTCACATGACCAGCGCACAGGCACCCAGACCTTCGCAAAGACCCTGCAAGTGACCCTCCTCCAGCAGAACCCCTTGGAGGACTGCAGCTGCAGCAAGGACTTTACCCGGAGGGCCCGGCTGGCCCCGCAGGAAACGATGCAGATGGCAAAGGAGCCCCTCCTGTGTGCGCGGTGCGGAAAGCGCTTTGGCTCCAACAAGCAGCAGCAGATGGCCGAGGGCCCCTTAACGTGTCCTCAGTGTGGCCAGGCCTCGGGTCCTGGCTGCAGTGCCCCGGGCCCCCCGGCCCAGCGGCTCTACGTCTGTGACCAGTGCGGCAAGGCCTTCACGCGCACCTCGAGCCTGCTGCAGCACGAGCGCATCCACACCGGTGAGCGGCCCTATGAGTGCGCTGAGTGTGGCAAGGCCTTTGTGCGCTGCTCCGGCCTCTACCGCCACCAGAAGACGCACTCGGCCGAGCGCCACCGCCGCAGCCTGGCCCTGGCCCGGCGGTCCTTCCTCTTGGGGTGCCCGCCCTGTGGGGACTGTGGCGAGGGGACCCAGGGGCCTCTCCGGGTGCCCGTTGCCGGGGAGAAGCCATACGAGTGCGCCGAGTGCACCAAGGCCTTTGCCCTGTTCTCGCACCTCGTGGAGCACGGGCGCGTGCACACAGGTGAGAAGCCCTACGCGTGCCCGGAGTGTGGCAAGGCCTTCCACCAGCGCTCGAACCTGAGTCGGCATCAGCGCACGCACAGCAGCGCCAAGCCCTACGCCTGCCCGCTGTGCGAGAAGGCCTTCAAGGGCTGCTCGGGCCTGGTGCAGCACCAGCGCGCGCACACCGGCGAACGGCCCTACGGCTGCCCCGAGTGCGGCAAGACCTTTCGGGGCTGCTCCGAGCTGCGCCAGCACGAGCGCCTGCACTCGGGCGAGAAGCCCTACATCTGCCGAGACTGCGGCAAGGCCTTCGTGCGCAACTGCAGTCTGGTCCGCCACCGGCGCACGCACACGGGCGAGCGGCCCTACGCATGCGCCGAGTGCGGCCGCGCCTTCAGCCAGCGCTCCAACCTCAACGAGCACCGGAAGCGGCACGCGGGCCGCGCGGCCTCGTGA
- the ZNF497 gene encoding LOW QUALITY PROTEIN: zinc finger protein 497 (The sequence of the model RefSeq protein was modified relative to this genomic sequence to represent the inferred CDS: inserted 2 bases in 2 codons): MATEDTIAFQGPLDHPYRNRRTRACDWGRTTQLRRRSGEYREAQGRARGRDSTSVDTLRSPPPPPSSPRPSPDADPGAVLARPRQVDAGAGPRRRGAGRGRARSGTTEGEAFAPPRGPRKWLCRLGSARKRGRGRVGPEEVPRDMWLPCLGRGMMAAQMSKASALAPGVLQSTPAPVVGEPSSESPGQRFWGFRYEEEEGPQDRSKVESLGQRAQQVALGKGDTPWIVLKTDTTDPSEGAASGGLGAWEDPTEAEDQGASRGELEPADRGRDWVGPRSIREDLVPSPWPLPREPACRCSECGKAFSRSSYPVQHRRVHTGEKPYMCTECGKAFAWSSNLSQQQRIHTGERPYACXECGKAFRAHSQLIIHRQKTHSGEKPFRCPDCGTAFGRSTTRVQHRRPHXGEKRYECPECGKAFGWNSNFLEHRRVHMGARPHTCPACGKAFSQSSNLAEHLKIHAGTRPHPCPDCGKTFLRAAGLRQHPRTHSGERPFACAECGKSFRESSQRLQHQRAHTGERPFECAECGQAFIMGSNLAEHQRVHTGEKPRVCAQCGKAFSQRSNLLSHQRIHSAAKPYARADCGKAFKGRSELRQHQRAHSGEKPLVCADCRKAFVRNSELVSHRRTHTGERPYVRSVCSKPFSHRSNLNEHQKRHAGGAAP, translated from the exons ATGGCAACGGAGGACACTATAGCGttccaggggcccctggaccATCCCTACAGGAACCGAAGGACACGGGCCTGCGACTGGGGACGAACTACGCAGCTGCGCAGACGCAGTGGGGAGTACCGCGAGGCGCAAGGTCGCGCCAGGGGACGCGACAGCACCTCCGTGGACACCCTgcgctcacccccacccccacccagttcCCCGCGGCCTAGCCCGGATGCTGACCCGGGCGCTGTCCTAGCCCGGCCGCGCCAGGTGGACGCCGGGGCGG GGCCGCGCAGGCGGGGCGCGGGCCGGGGCCGGGCGCGCTCTGGGACCACCGAGGGCGAGGCCTTCGCGCCGCCCAGAGGGCCCCGGAAGTGGCTCTGCCGCCTAGGGTCGGCGCGGAAGCGCGGTCGCGGGCGAGTCG GTCCAGAGGAAGTGCCCAGGGACATGTGGCTGCCCTGCCTGGGAAGGGGCATGATGGCTGCCCAGATGAGCAAGGCATCAGCTCTGGCCCCTGGGGTCCTTCAGAGCACACCAGCCCCAGTGGTGGGTGAGCCCAGCTCTGAGAGCCCTGGCCAGCGCTTCTGGGGGTTCCGCTATGAGGAGGAAGAGGGTCCCC AGGACAGAAGCAAGGTCGAGTCCCTAGGACAGAGGGCCCAGCAGGTGGCTCTAGGGAAAGGCGACACTCCCTGGATTGTGCTGAAGACTGACACAACAGACCCTTCTGAGGGGGCTGCATCTggaggcctgggggcctgggaagACCCCACAGAGGCAGAGGACCAGGGGGCCTCCAGAGGGGAGCTGGAGCCCGCAGACCGTGGGAGAGACTGGGTCGGGCCCAGAAGCATCCGAGAAGACCTGGTGCCAagcccctggcctctccccagggAGCCGGCCTGCCGGTGCAGTGAGTGTGGCAAGGCGTTCAGCCGGAGTTCCTACCCGGTGCAGCACAGGCGAGtgcacacgggcgagaagccaTACATGTGCACCGAGTGTGGCAAGGCCTTCGCCTGGAGCTCCAACCTCAGCCAGCAGCAGCGCATCCACACGGGCGAGAGGCCCTACGCGT TGGAGTGTGGCAAGGCTTTCCGCGCGCACTCGCAGCTCATCATCCACCGCCAGAAGACGCACAGCGGCGAGAAGCCCTTCCGCTGCCCAGACTGTGGCACGGCTTTCGGCCGCAGCACTACACGGGTGCAGCATCGGCGCCCGC ACGGTGAGAAGCGCTATGAATGCCCCGAGTGCGGCAAAGCCTTCGGCTGGAACTCCAACTTCCTGGAGCACCGGCGTGTGCACATGGGTGCACGGCCCCACACCTGCCCTGCCTGCGGCAAGGCCTTCAGCCAGAGCTCCAATCTGGCGGAGCACCTGAAGATCCACGCGGGCACACGGCCGCACCCGTGCCCCGATTGCGGCAAGACCTTCCTGCGCGCGGCGGGCCTGCGGCAGCACCCGCGCACACACAGCGGCGAGAGGCCCTTCGCCTGCGCGGAGTGTGGCAAGAGCTTCCGCGAAAGCTCGCAGCGCCTGCAGCACCAGCGCGCGCACACGGGCGAGAGGCCCTTCGAGTGTGCTGAGTGCGGCCAGGCCTTCATCATGGGCTCCAATCTAGCCGAGCACCAGCGCGTACACACCGGCGAGAAGCCCCGCGTGTGCGCCCAGTGTGGCAAGGCCTTCAGCCAGCGCTCCAACCTGCTCAGCCACCAGCGCATCCACTCTGCTGCCAAGCCCTATGCACGTGCCGACTGCGGCAAAGCCTTCAAGGGCCGCTCGGAGCTGCGCCAGCACCAGCGCGCGCACTCCGGGGAGAAGCCGTTGGTCTGCGCCGATTGCCGCAAGGCTTTTGTGCGCAACTCCGAGCTCGTGAGCCACCGGCGCACGCACACGGGCGAGCGGCCCTATGTGCGTAGTGTGTGCAGCAAGCCCTTCAGTCACCGCTCCAACCTCAATGAACACCAGAAGCGACACGCGGGCGGTGCCGCGCCCTGA